In Thermococcus thioreducens, a genomic segment contains:
- a CDS encoding ATP-binding protein — protein MDTVESRIISSIVSTSKRLMKWASRFPKRRFLYSELKEIDKEYYVGVKGIRGVGKTVLLLQLAFETEKSVYFSADSTLLKPYSLYEIVKELQGMGFKNIFIDEIHRKAGWEEDLKTLYDEHEVRVFFSGSSAIDILHSSADLSRRVVLKELPPASFREWLNIKRGADIQPLSLDEILSKAFETTYRYMEYEPMWKEYMLKGGVLYPDGGFFDALENSLRKVILEDMAALREVSVKYEEDAFKLLYLIARSKPFEANYSRIAKSLEISKTLAIRLVSDLEKAGLIIRVLPCENIRKEPKLYLTVPLRRFFERKGFSVELGSLREEFFVNHVRQVGLCYPKSSRLTKKPDFVVAGKIFEIGGPGKGRGQRPDYVVSDGIVTGDNRVPLFLFGFLY, from the coding sequence GTGGACACTGTGGAGAGCAGGATTATTTCCTCGATAGTTTCAACGAGTAAGAGGTTGATGAAGTGGGCCTCAAGATTCCCAAAGAGAAGATTTCTTTACAGTGAGCTAAAAGAAATAGATAAAGAGTACTATGTTGGGGTAAAAGGGATTCGAGGTGTTGGAAAAACTGTGCTTCTTCTCCAATTGGCCTTTGAGACAGAAAAGAGCGTCTATTTCTCTGCGGATTCAACGCTTTTAAAGCCCTATTCACTTTATGAAATCGTTAAAGAGCTCCAAGGCATGGGCTTTAAGAACATCTTCATCGATGAGATACACAGAAAGGCTGGATGGGAAGAAGATTTGAAAACCCTGTATGATGAGCACGAGGTCCGGGTGTTTTTTTCTGGATCTTCTGCCATAGATATACTGCATTCTTCCGCCGATCTCTCAAGAAGGGTGGTACTCAAAGAACTCCCTCCGGCATCGTTTAGGGAGTGGCTTAACATAAAGAGGGGGGCTGATATCCAACCACTGTCTCTCGATGAAATCCTCTCGAAGGCATTCGAGACAACATACCGGTACATGGAATACGAGCCTATGTGGAAAGAGTACATGCTGAAGGGGGGAGTACTGTATCCAGATGGGGGCTTTTTTGACGCACTCGAAAACTCTCTGAGGAAGGTTATCCTCGAAGATATGGCTGCATTGAGGGAAGTTAGTGTCAAATACGAGGAAGATGCCTTCAAGTTGCTCTATCTCATTGCGAGGTCTAAACCCTTTGAGGCCAACTATTCCAGGATAGCCAAGAGCCTCGAAATATCAAAGACCCTTGCCATAAGGCTCGTCTCCGACCTGGAAAAAGCTGGGCTGATAATCAGGGTTCTTCCCTGCGAGAACATTCGAAAGGAACCCAAGCTTTATTTGACAGTACCGCTCAGGAGGTTTTTTGAGAGGAAGGGCTTTTCAGTGGAGTTGGGCTCGCTCCGTGAGGAGTTTTTCGTTAACCATGTGCGGCAGGTTGGACTCTGCTATCCCAAGAGTTCTCGGCTCACAAAGAAACCGGACTTCGTGGTGGCAGGAAAGATATTTGAAATTGGCGGTCCTGGGAAGGGGAGAGGACAAAGGCCGGATTACGTAGTCTCCGACGGCATAGTTACCGGTGATAACCGCGTTCCCCTCTTCCTCTTTGGTTTTCTCTACTAA
- a CDS encoding energy-coupling factor transporter transmembrane component T family protein, translating into MIYPFYFERDSLLHSLDPRVKIIGTLAGIAAIMLYNDPLFLIPLFFLTLISAKALGRIEIREVLRLLKPLIPIVVITIVIWPLIYKPRLEGLLFGISFSMRLLTFALLTFMLLMTTSQRDLILGFVKLGMPYEFGLTISIALRYIPTLYILTGNIMDAQKSRGWEMEKGNFLVRMKRMSAVLIPLLVASLKTAHELSIALESRALGATKKRTFLYDIEMRGKDYLAMTVLLLLFALALYVRYGLGLGHISMYG; encoded by the coding sequence ATGATATACCCCTTCTACTTTGAGAGGGACTCCCTGCTTCACAGCCTCGACCCGAGGGTCAAGATAATCGGGACCCTCGCCGGGATTGCCGCAATAATGCTCTACAATGACCCCCTCTTCCTGATCCCGCTGTTCTTTCTCACTCTCATATCGGCCAAAGCTCTTGGAAGGATTGAAATCCGGGAGGTGCTTCGCCTTCTGAAGCCCCTCATCCCGATAGTTGTTATAACCATTGTGATATGGCCCCTGATATACAAGCCGAGGCTTGAGGGGCTTCTCTTCGGCATCTCCTTCTCGATGCGCCTGCTGACCTTCGCCCTGCTGACGTTCATGCTCCTGATGACGACGAGCCAGCGCGACCTGATCCTCGGCTTTGTGAAGCTGGGTATGCCCTACGAGTTCGGCCTGACGATTTCAATAGCACTCCGCTACATCCCTACCCTCTACATCCTGACTGGCAACATCATGGATGCCCAGAAGAGCCGGGGATGGGAGATGGAGAAGGGCAACTTCCTGGTCAGGATGAAGAGGATGAGCGCAGTCCTTATACCCCTTCTTGTGGCGTCTCTCAAGACTGCTCACGAGCTGAGCATAGCCCTAGAGAGCCGCGCCCTCGGTGCCACCAAGAAAAGGACGTTTCTCTACGACATCGAGATGAGGGGTAAGGACTATCTCGCCATGACCGTCCTCCTGCTACTCTTTGCACTGGCGCTCTACGTCCGCTACGGCCTTGGACTGGGGCATATAAGTATGTACGGCTAG
- a CDS encoding Lrp/AsnC family transcriptional regulator has translation MPGIDEKDREILRILRKEGRITLTELGKRVGLSPASVKNRVEKLEKLGAIKGYSAIVDPAFLDEYVQAFFELKLAIDDHTVDPILRRIARLEEVQSLYRRSGERQILVRASFHDTDEVKAFAGRLKRLFGKNLERVEVTLIIDIFKENWVPSESKRR, from the coding sequence ATGCCGGGGATAGACGAGAAGGACAGGGAGATACTCAGAATCCTCCGGAAGGAGGGCAGGATAACCCTCACAGAGCTCGGGAAGAGGGTTGGCCTGTCCCCGGCGAGCGTGAAGAACAGGGTAGAAAAGCTGGAGAAGCTCGGGGCAATTAAGGGCTACTCCGCCATCGTTGACCCAGCCTTCCTCGACGAATACGTTCAGGCGTTTTTTGAGCTGAAGCTTGCCATAGACGACCACACCGTTGACCCAATTCTGAGGCGGATTGCTCGGCTGGAGGAAGTTCAGAGCCTCTACCGGCGCAGCGGTGAGAGGCAGATACTCGTGAGGGCGAGCTTCCACGATACGGATGAAGTCAAGGCCTTCGCCGGAAGGCTCAAACGGCTCTTCGGCAAAAACTTGGAGCGGGTTGAAGTCACACTTATAATAGATATCTTTAAGGAGAACTGGGTGCCCAGTGAGAGCAAGAGGCGCTGA
- a CDS encoding CGP-CTERM sorting domain-containing protein, which produces MASATTIGVDLAHGESDKGLAVLTDRDGNVLAEGMIKTLSDFNWVYIGDPAVADTLGIQNVGDKITYDAIKDVDFLILGQPSQAFSPDEIQAIVQWWNDGNRILWVAADSDYGDGPNRIDFADTILDAIGANLRVDQASVEDATSNAGAGYRVIGLVNPDPDTPEKDMITKDLANGGKVLFHGPGVVAYYDENGDWKPLPVGGGIENIYVIVTSSKDGQIVENTDPAANAYTAGDTGQFPLMAVQLFPDMKNVLIVSGETPYGGYEPMWAPEYHGVKLDGPQFVSNFIKWAVYVQGELGKETASETTSEASETGSETTEGGETGGTTCGPAALVGLALVPLLLRRK; this is translated from the coding sequence ATGGCAAGTGCAACGACAATCGGCGTTGACCTCGCCCACGGCGAGAGCGACAAGGGACTGGCAGTTCTGACCGACAGGGACGGCAACGTCCTCGCGGAGGGAATGATAAAGACCCTCAGCGACTTCAACTGGGTCTACATCGGCGACCCTGCCGTTGCCGACACGCTTGGAATCCAGAACGTCGGCGACAAGATAACCTACGACGCGATTAAGGACGTTGACTTCCTTATCCTTGGACAGCCGAGCCAGGCCTTCAGCCCTGATGAAATACAGGCCATCGTCCAGTGGTGGAACGATGGAAACAGGATCCTCTGGGTTGCCGCTGATTCCGACTATGGAGACGGCCCGAACAGGATTGACTTTGCTGACACCATTCTTGACGCCATCGGCGCCAACCTGCGTGTTGACCAGGCTTCAGTTGAGGATGCAACAAGCAACGCCGGTGCCGGATACCGTGTCATCGGCCTCGTTAACCCCGACCCGGACACTCCCGAGAAGGACATGATAACCAAGGACCTCGCCAACGGCGGAAAGGTCCTCTTCCACGGCCCGGGTGTTGTCGCTTACTACGACGAGAACGGCGACTGGAAGCCCCTCCCTGTCGGAGGCGGCATTGAGAACATATATGTGATCGTCACCAGCAGTAAGGACGGCCAGATCGTTGAGAACACTGATCCAGCTGCCAACGCTTACACTGCCGGCGACACCGGCCAGTTCCCGCTCATGGCAGTCCAGCTCTTCCCGGACATGAAGAACGTCCTTATAGTCAGCGGTGAGACCCCCTACGGTGGCTACGAGCCAATGTGGGCACCCGAGTACCACGGGGTCAAGCTCGACGGCCCGCAGTTTGTCTCCAACTTCATTAAGTGGGCAGTCTACGTCCAGGGCGAGCTCGGCAAGGAGACCGCAAGCGAAACGACCAGCGAGGCCTCTGAAACTGGCAGCGAAACCACCGAAGGCGGTGAAACCGGAGGCACCACCTGCGGTCCGGCTGCCCTCGTTGGCCTTGCACTCGTCCCGCTCCTCCTCAGGAGGAAGTGA
- a CDS encoding tyrosine--tRNA ligase: MDIERKIELIKRKPTEELLTEENLRHLLEVGVPMQHYIGFEISGYIHLGTGLMAGAKIADLQKAGIKTRIFLADWHSWINDKLGGDLEVIQKVALSYFKEGMKQSIKVMGGDPDKVEFVLASEILEKGDYWQTVIDISKNVTLARMMRSITIMGRQMGEAIDFAKLIYPAMQVADIFYQGVTIAHAGMDQRKAHVIAIEVAQKLKYHPLEWNGEKLKPVALHHHLLLGLQEPPVWPIEDEEKFKELKTQMKMSKSKPYSAVFIHDTPEEIKQKLRKAFCPAREVKYNPVLDWAEYIIFREEPVEFTIHRPAKFGGDVTYTTIEELKRDFAEGKLHPLDLKNAVAEYLIELLKPVRDYFERNPEPLELMREIKITR, encoded by the coding sequence ATGGATATTGAGAGGAAAATAGAACTTATCAAGAGGAAGCCCACGGAAGAGCTCCTGACGGAGGAGAACCTCAGGCACCTGCTTGAAGTTGGTGTCCCCATGCAGCACTACATCGGATTTGAGATAAGCGGTTACATTCACCTCGGAACCGGGCTTATGGCTGGAGCGAAGATAGCCGACCTCCAGAAGGCTGGAATCAAGACGAGGATATTCTTAGCTGACTGGCACAGCTGGATAAACGACAAGCTCGGTGGAGACCTTGAGGTCATCCAGAAGGTCGCGCTGAGCTACTTCAAGGAGGGAATGAAGCAGAGCATTAAGGTAATGGGCGGCGACCCGGACAAGGTCGAGTTCGTTCTGGCCAGCGAGATACTGGAGAAGGGTGACTACTGGCAGACCGTCATAGACATCTCCAAGAACGTTACTCTGGCAAGAATGATGCGCTCGATAACGATAATGGGCAGGCAGATGGGTGAGGCCATAGACTTCGCCAAGCTCATCTACCCGGCTATGCAGGTTGCTGACATCTTCTACCAGGGGGTCACGATAGCCCACGCCGGAATGGACCAGAGGAAGGCCCACGTTATAGCCATTGAAGTCGCTCAAAAGTTGAAATACCACCCGCTCGAGTGGAATGGGGAGAAGCTCAAGCCGGTCGCCCTGCACCACCACCTCCTCCTGGGCCTGCAGGAGCCGCCGGTCTGGCCGATAGAGGACGAGGAGAAGTTCAAGGAGCTAAAGACCCAGATGAAGATGAGCAAGAGCAAGCCTTACTCAGCCGTCTTCATCCACGACACGCCGGAGGAGATAAAGCAAAAACTCAGGAAGGCCTTCTGCCCGGCCAGGGAGGTCAAGTACAACCCGGTTTTAGATTGGGCCGAGTACATAATCTTCCGGGAAGAACCAGTCGAGTTCACAATACACAGACCTGCCAAGTTCGGCGGCGACGTCACCTACACGACCATCGAGGAGCTCAAGAGGGACTTCGCCGAGGGCAAGCTCCACCCGCTCGACCTCAAGAACGCGGTGGCAGAATATCTCATTGAGCTCCTCAAGCCGGTCAGGGACTACTTCGAGAGGAATCCAGAGCCGCTTGAGCTGATGCGGGAGATAAAGATCACCCGCTGA
- a CDS encoding DEAD/DEAH box helicase: MLFVVRPGRKKNELEAFFIENEPEKLSQMRNLKADAIYRFIMREGRLFKVLEGSNYRNPKEIEKLLRGARIVLINAGEWEDYFKRRLQNKRVEKAELCRLCLLDGRVTVLTEGNRIKYQGEYICERCAEDELKRELRFRFRSVAMFDQARKLLDRFRDLDKVLYAFDPRFDPTGHPEITKWDELKAKHVRVEKVHLDELPLPEKFKSVLKAEGVNELLPVQSLAVKGGLLEGESLLVVSATASGKTLIGELAGVPKAMKGGKMLFLVPLVALANQKYDDFKRRYSKLGLRVAIRVGMSRIKTRDELVVVDTGIDADIIVGTYEGIDYLLRAGRKIGNIGTIVIDEIHMLDDEERGPRLDGLIARLRRLYPDAQFIGLSATVGNPGELARELGLKLVLYDERPVDLERHIIIARNESEKWRHIAVLCRAEAMRKSPQGYKGQTIVFTFSRKRTHELAAYLTSKGLRAKPYHSGLPYKQRKLTEMEFLAQRLDVVVTTAALGAGVDFPASQVIFESLAMGNKWLTVREFHQMLGRAGRPLYHEKGRVYLIVEPGRKYSAQMESSEDEVAFKLLTAPIEPVIVEWSDELEQDNVLAHSCVFNRLDVIEDVQSRCLGANQSAEKVLEKLREFGFVRLRGPVVEVTPYGRAVSMSFLLPTEAAFIRDNLGKKPARWMAVKLLPFENLYLSGTLQRELEGAVRGRLSANVFSPSFASILEELDRVIPELSPNAAERLFMLYQEFFMCPEEDCTEHAMERVSDMIIELRRNGKHPTQIAEHFRKVYGLIVYPGDVFTWLDGIVRKLEAIERIARVFRVGRAEKEAKILKMEIEEGKVSRENQRGRGERGYHR, from the coding sequence ATGCTCTTCGTCGTGAGGCCCGGAAGAAAGAAAAACGAGCTTGAGGCTTTCTTCATTGAGAACGAGCCCGAAAAGCTCTCACAGATGAGGAACCTCAAAGCCGATGCTATATACCGCTTCATAATGCGCGAGGGAAGGCTCTTCAAGGTCCTTGAGGGGAGCAACTACAGGAACCCAAAGGAGATTGAGAAACTTCTCCGTGGGGCAAGGATAGTCCTCATAAATGCGGGCGAGTGGGAAGACTACTTTAAGAGAAGGCTCCAGAACAAGCGCGTTGAGAAAGCCGAGCTCTGCCGCCTCTGCCTCCTCGACGGCAGGGTGACCGTCCTCACCGAGGGGAACCGCATTAAATACCAGGGCGAGTACATCTGCGAGAGGTGTGCGGAAGACGAGCTGAAGAGGGAGCTCCGCTTCAGGTTCAGGAGCGTTGCAATGTTTGACCAGGCTAGAAAGCTCCTCGACAGGTTTAGAGACCTTGATAAAGTTCTCTACGCCTTCGACCCGCGTTTTGACCCTACCGGGCACCCGGAGATAACAAAGTGGGACGAGCTGAAGGCCAAACACGTGCGCGTTGAGAAAGTCCACCTTGACGAGCTTCCGCTTCCCGAGAAGTTCAAATCCGTTCTCAAAGCTGAAGGCGTTAACGAGCTCCTCCCCGTCCAGAGCTTGGCGGTAAAAGGCGGCCTTCTTGAGGGTGAGAGCCTCCTTGTGGTTTCAGCCACTGCGAGCGGTAAGACCCTCATTGGCGAGCTGGCCGGTGTCCCAAAGGCCATGAAGGGCGGGAAGATGCTCTTCCTCGTCCCCCTCGTTGCCCTGGCAAACCAGAAGTACGATGACTTCAAACGGCGCTATTCCAAGCTCGGCCTCCGGGTGGCGATAAGGGTTGGCATGAGCCGCATAAAGACCCGGGACGAGCTGGTTGTGGTTGATACTGGGATAGACGCGGACATAATCGTCGGAACCTACGAGGGAATAGACTACCTCCTCCGCGCCGGCAGGAAGATCGGCAACATCGGAACCATAGTGATAGACGAAATCCATATGCTGGACGACGAAGAGCGCGGGCCGAGGCTGGACGGTTTAATAGCCCGCTTAAGGAGGCTCTACCCAGATGCCCAGTTCATAGGCCTGAGCGCCACCGTCGGGAACCCTGGCGAGCTGGCCAGAGAACTCGGGCTGAAGCTGGTGCTCTACGACGAGAGACCGGTCGATCTGGAGAGGCACATAATCATAGCGAGGAACGAGAGCGAGAAGTGGCGCCACATAGCGGTTCTCTGCCGTGCTGAGGCGATGAGGAAATCCCCGCAGGGCTACAAGGGGCAGACGATAGTCTTCACCTTCTCGCGCAAGAGGACGCACGAATTAGCGGCTTACCTCACGAGCAAAGGCCTTAGAGCCAAGCCTTACCACTCCGGCCTGCCCTACAAGCAGAGAAAGCTCACCGAGATGGAGTTTTTGGCTCAGAGGCTCGACGTTGTGGTCACCACAGCCGCCCTTGGAGCAGGTGTGGACTTTCCGGCCTCCCAGGTAATCTTTGAGAGTTTGGCCATGGGCAACAAGTGGCTCACCGTCAGGGAGTTCCACCAGATGCTCGGCCGTGCCGGAAGGCCCCTCTACCACGAGAAGGGCAGGGTCTACCTCATAGTCGAGCCCGGGAGAAAGTATTCTGCCCAGATGGAAAGCTCGGAGGACGAGGTTGCGTTCAAGCTCCTCACCGCTCCAATCGAGCCAGTAATTGTGGAGTGGAGCGACGAGCTTGAACAGGACAACGTTCTGGCCCACTCCTGCGTCTTCAACCGCCTTGACGTCATCGAGGATGTCCAGTCCAGATGCCTCGGCGCCAACCAGAGCGCGGAAAAGGTTCTCGAAAAGCTTAGGGAGTTCGGCTTCGTCCGGCTTAGAGGGCCGGTTGTTGAGGTCACGCCCTACGGGCGAGCTGTGAGCATGAGCTTCCTCCTGCCCACGGAGGCGGCGTTCATAAGGGACAACCTCGGAAAGAAGCCCGCCCGGTGGATGGCCGTCAAGCTCCTCCCATTCGAGAACCTCTACCTGAGCGGGACGCTCCAGAGGGAGCTTGAGGGCGCAGTTAGGGGAAGGCTGAGTGCAAACGTCTTCTCGCCAAGCTTCGCTTCCATCCTTGAGGAGCTCGACAGGGTCATCCCGGAGCTCAGCCCCAACGCGGCGGAGAGGCTCTTCATGCTCTACCAGGAGTTCTTCATGTGTCCTGAGGAGGACTGCACCGAGCACGCGATGGAGCGCGTGAGCGATATGATAATCGAGCTGAGGAGAAACGGCAAACACCCGACGCAGATAGCGGAGCACTTCAGGAAGGTCTACGGGCTGATAGTCTATCCGGGCGACGTCTTTACTTGGCTCGATGGCATTGTGAGGAAGCTTGAAGCAATCGAGAGAATTGCAAGGGTCTTCCGTGTCGGGAGAGCTGAGAAAGAAGCAAAAATCCTGAAGATGGAGATTGAAGAGGGCAAAGTTAGTAGAGAAAACCAAAGAGGAAGAGGGGAACGCGGTTATCACCGGTAA
- a CDS encoding DUF63 family protein, whose amino-acid sequence MLESLMDFLYRYFWEPMFTRSGYNPINTFVYAFLLGLGVIYSYKYIIKPLRIKVDERLFLAVTPMVIFGSTVRALVDGGVLPKNPLILTPGIFFTAFILILPALAADAKMEMYPRITIAWGALLALWANYLLVTNAKSWEPYGLTLIHTAVSFAAVFAFYRWRPFERLYLYPVLAHYFDIASTVVAIHFYGYREVHWLENILVNYLGAYSYYPWITLILVVVYYGLRYLVPDEEERYFWYLAIYILGLGPAIRDPAQLVLQV is encoded by the coding sequence ATGCTGGAATCCCTGATGGACTTTCTCTACCGCTACTTCTGGGAGCCGATGTTCACGAGGAGCGGCTACAACCCGATTAACACATTCGTCTACGCCTTCCTGCTGGGCCTTGGAGTGATATACTCATATAAATATATAATCAAACCCCTCCGGATAAAGGTCGACGAGAGGCTCTTTCTGGCGGTTACACCAATGGTCATCTTTGGCTCGACGGTGAGGGCGCTCGTTGACGGGGGAGTTCTCCCAAAGAACCCCCTCATACTGACACCGGGCATATTCTTTACGGCCTTCATCCTGATACTCCCCGCCCTCGCGGCGGACGCAAAAATGGAGATGTACCCCAGGATAACCATTGCGTGGGGGGCACTTCTGGCGCTCTGGGCCAACTACCTCCTGGTGACCAACGCCAAGAGCTGGGAGCCCTACGGGCTGACCCTCATCCATACCGCAGTCAGCTTTGCCGCGGTCTTCGCGTTCTACCGGTGGAGGCCCTTTGAGAGGCTCTACCTTTACCCTGTCTTGGCACACTACTTCGATATAGCCTCGACCGTCGTTGCTATCCACTTCTACGGCTACCGCGAGGTGCACTGGCTGGAGAACATCCTGGTGAACTACCTGGGGGCGTACTCATACTACCCATGGATAACGCTGATACTCGTAGTGGTCTACTACGGGCTCAGGTACCTCGTGCCCGACGAAGAGGAGCGCTATTTCTGGTATCTCGCAATATACATCCTCGGCTTGGGCCCGGCCATAAGGGACCCGGCCCAGCTGGTGCTCCAGGTTTGA
- a CDS encoding ABC transporter substrate-binding protein → MKKIVSVGIIFLLALSIVASGCIGGGETSTGTSGEGITLVVVTRHDATIQYMVKQAFLQSDIAKQYNIKDLKFIKVPESLWPSYIQKGADVGWGGGPTLFDDLYKAGYLAPITDKKVLDLLGNPIPTELAGMPMVRKDGDKVYWIAAALSSFGFTVNKKQLAKWNLKMPEKWEDVASEDWALDPPQYGIADPTRSTSNTRIYQIILQAFGWDQGWRIMTLIAANSKVYMASDAVRDAVINGEIAAGNTIDFYGYTAMQQNPDCLYVVPKGESIINGDPIALLAKAQHPEAAQAFIYWVLTEGQAVWMSPDVNRLPINPQIFDMKITKVYADVIFKGQHEGQTYGEARPALKKAYQDATSAQGIPFDDKRALETVSALQYYFKATLVDPNQQLHNAWVAIVQAYRSGKITKEQFEQLKDELTAPIQFKDPETGKTVTFTEEYAKSINDRIVKDRNFQDQLVQAWRQAAMDKYNKVLQDLKQITG, encoded by the coding sequence ATGAAAAAGATCGTGTCGGTGGGTATAATCTTTCTTCTTGCACTCAGCATAGTGGCCAGCGGATGTATAGGCGGAGGGGAGACCTCCACAGGGACTTCTGGCGAGGGCATAACCCTCGTCGTCGTCACGAGGCACGACGCGACCATCCAGTACATGGTAAAGCAGGCCTTCCTTCAGAGCGACATAGCCAAGCAGTACAACATAAAAGACCTCAAGTTCATCAAGGTTCCCGAGAGCCTCTGGCCCAGCTACATCCAGAAGGGCGCCGATGTCGGCTGGGGAGGAGGGCCGACCCTCTTCGACGACCTTTACAAGGCAGGATACCTTGCCCCGATAACTGATAAGAAAGTACTCGACCTCCTCGGCAACCCGATACCGACCGAGCTCGCCGGAATGCCCATGGTTAGGAAGGACGGTGACAAGGTTTACTGGATCGCCGCGGCACTTTCATCCTTCGGTTTCACCGTCAACAAGAAGCAGCTCGCCAAGTGGAACCTCAAGATGCCCGAGAAGTGGGAGGACGTTGCCAGTGAGGACTGGGCTCTTGACCCACCGCAGTACGGCATAGCCGACCCGACGAGGAGCACCTCCAACACCAGGATATACCAGATCATCCTCCAGGCCTTTGGATGGGACCAGGGATGGCGCATCATGACCCTCATAGCTGCCAACTCCAAGGTGTACATGGCAAGTGACGCCGTCAGAGATGCAGTTATAAACGGCGAAATCGCCGCAGGAAACACCATTGACTTCTACGGGTACACCGCCATGCAGCAGAACCCCGACTGTCTTTATGTTGTTCCAAAGGGAGAGAGCATAATCAACGGCGACCCGATAGCACTCCTTGCCAAAGCCCAGCACCCCGAGGCGGCCCAGGCCTTCATCTACTGGGTTCTCACCGAGGGCCAGGCCGTCTGGATGAGCCCGGACGTCAACAGGCTGCCCATCAACCCGCAGATATTTGACATGAAGATAACAAAGGTCTACGCGGACGTTATATTCAAGGGCCAGCACGAGGGCCAGACCTACGGCGAGGCCAGGCCGGCCCTTAAGAAGGCCTACCAGGACGCCACCAGCGCCCAGGGAATCCCGTTCGATGACAAGAGGGCCCTCGAAACTGTGAGTGCCCTTCAGTACTACTTCAAGGCAACCCTCGTTGACCCGAACCAGCAGCTCCACAACGCGTGGGTCGCCATAGTCCAGGCCTACAGGAGTGGAAAGATAACCAAGGAGCAGTTTGAGCAGCTCAAGGACGAGCTCACCGCACCGATACAGTTCAAGGATCCGGAGACCGGCAAGACCGTCACCTTCACCGAGGAGTACGCCAAGAGCATCAACGACAGGATTGTGAAGGACAGGAACTTCCAGGATCAGCTCGTCCAGGCATGGCGCCAGGCGGCGATGGACAAGTACAACAAGGTGCTCCAGGACCTCAAGCAGATCACCGGATGA